The proteins below are encoded in one region of Aquisphaera giovannonii:
- a CDS encoding prenyltransferase/squalene oxidase repeat-containing protein: protein MVRPDKVLDSLAGDDPLRAGHSPHGRAGGKAASVIRPTPRAWARTGLLVMMLGAGPRVARGEEPRPSWDPGAAVRYLDARASWWMGWPAAGRGRGTACVSCHTTLSYAIARPALNRLRTRAEEPEASWRLLAGVRSRVENWAEVASPGSEGDDPFVPFYGGSRREPALDTEAVLNALVLVVNDPRAGGKLAETTARALDLMWERQGSSGGWRWLEFGLRPWEKDGEYFGATLAAIAAGTAGDAHGGSREPSIVAKASALRNFLRTRLAADPSLHHRALALWAGSRLEGAFTDAEKARMVDELLGYQRPDGGWSSRDLGKVAGKPQSAGWVIRGAHPDGSVSDAYGTGLVALALRRSGVAAAGHGVKEGLKWLSSSQAPDGTWPAVYLNHPQDPRSEVGKFVRDAGAALAILALTDPD, encoded by the coding sequence ATGGTGCGGCCGGACAAGGTGCTCGATTCGCTGGCCGGCGACGATCCTCTTCGGGCCGGCCATTCCCCACACGGCCGCGCGGGCGGCAAGGCGGCGAGCGTGATCCGGCCGACCCCGCGAGCCTGGGCCCGGACCGGCCTCCTGGTGATGATGCTCGGGGCCGGCCCCCGCGTCGCAAGAGGCGAGGAGCCGAGGCCGTCCTGGGATCCCGGGGCCGCCGTCCGCTATCTCGACGCCCGGGCCTCGTGGTGGATGGGATGGCCGGCTGCGGGGCGAGGTCGAGGGACGGCATGCGTGTCCTGCCATACGACGTTGTCCTATGCGATCGCCCGACCGGCGCTGAACCGGCTGCGCACGCGCGCGGAGGAGCCGGAGGCGAGCTGGAGGCTGCTCGCGGGCGTCCGCTCGCGCGTCGAGAACTGGGCCGAGGTCGCCTCGCCGGGGTCCGAGGGCGACGATCCGTTCGTCCCGTTCTACGGCGGCTCGAGGCGGGAGCCCGCGCTGGACACCGAGGCGGTGCTCAACGCGCTCGTCCTCGTCGTCAACGATCCGAGGGCCGGCGGCAAGCTCGCCGAGACGACGGCCAGGGCGCTGGACCTGATGTGGGAGCGTCAGGGGAGTTCCGGGGGATGGCGGTGGCTCGAATTCGGGCTGCGCCCCTGGGAGAAGGACGGGGAGTACTTCGGGGCCACGCTCGCGGCCATCGCGGCCGGGACGGCCGGGGACGCCCACGGCGGGAGCCGCGAGCCTTCGATCGTGGCGAAGGCATCGGCGCTGCGCAACTTCCTGAGGACCCGGCTGGCCGCCGACCCCTCGCTGCATCATCGGGCGCTGGCCCTCTGGGCGGGGAGCCGCCTGGAAGGGGCGTTCACGGACGCGGAGAAGGCCCGCATGGTGGACGAGCTCCTGGGATACCAGCGGCCCGACGGCGGGTGGAGCTCGCGGGATCTCGGGAAGGTCGCGGGCAAGCCGCAATCCGCGGGGTGGGTGATCCGCGGTGCGCATCCGGACGGGTCCGTCAGCGACGCCTACGGGACCGGGCTGGTGGCGCTGGCCCTGCGCCGGAGCGGAGTGGCGGCCGCGGGCCACGGAGTCAAGGAAGGTCTGAAGTGGCTCTCGTCCAGCCAGGCCCCAGACGGCACCTGGCCGGCGGTCTACCTGAACCATCCGCAAGACCCGCGAAGCGAGGTCGGGAAGTTTGTCCGAGATGCCGGCGCCGCCCTCGCAATCCTCGCCCTCACCGATCCGGACTAG
- a CDS encoding type II toxin-antitoxin system VapB family antitoxin, producing the protein MRTNIVIDDKLMAEAMKLSGARTKREAVELALKTMVQLGRQKEIRRLRGKIPWEGDLEEMRRDS; encoded by the coding sequence ATGCGCACGAATATTGTGATCGATGACAAGCTGATGGCCGAGGCGATGAAGCTTTCGGGCGCGCGCACGAAGCGGGAGGCGGTGGAACTCGCCTTAAAGACCATGGTTCAGCTCGGCCGTCAGAAGGAGATCCGCCGCCTGCGGGGGAAGATACCCTGGGAGGGTGACCTCGAGGAGATGAGGCGCGACTCATGA
- a CDS encoding GNAT family N-acetyltransferase, which yields MLDNPIWSSLTTGHARFALADGPARRFAPDVAPFLGIRDPGPESVAAMARLAEPGERITMVGVVPDEAPGWSVEKRAAVAQMVFEGNEPVEEDDPAILVLGAGDVPDMLALTGLVYPEYFRPRTHELGTYLGVRREGRLIAMAGRRMWPGHFREISAVCTHPDFRGQGLARRLLARLVTEILRDGLSPFLHVDAGNAGARAAYERAGFVVRRDLPLVRLRRESP from the coding sequence ATGCTCGACAATCCGATCTGGAGTTCGCTCACGACCGGCCACGCCCGTTTCGCCCTCGCGGACGGCCCGGCCCGCCGCTTCGCCCCGGATGTGGCTCCGTTCCTCGGCATCCGGGACCCAGGGCCGGAGAGCGTGGCCGCGATGGCCCGCCTGGCGGAGCCGGGGGAGCGTATCACCATGGTCGGCGTCGTCCCGGACGAGGCGCCGGGGTGGTCGGTCGAGAAACGCGCGGCGGTCGCCCAGATGGTCTTCGAGGGAAACGAGCCGGTCGAGGAGGACGATCCGGCAATCCTCGTGCTAGGGGCCGGAGACGTGCCGGACATGCTGGCCCTGACCGGGCTCGTCTACCCCGAGTACTTCCGCCCGCGGACGCACGAGCTGGGAACCTACCTGGGCGTACGTCGCGAGGGCCGGTTGATCGCCATGGCGGGCCGGCGCATGTGGCCGGGCCACTTCCGCGAGATCAGCGCCGTCTGCACTCACCCGGACTTCCGCGGCCAGGGGCTGGCCCGCCGACTCCTCGCCCGGCTGGTGACCGAAATCCTCCGAGACGGCCTCAGCCCCTTCCTGCACGTCGATGCCGGGAACGCCGGCGCCCGCGCCGCCTACGAGAGGGCCGGCTTCGTCGTCCGACGCGACCTGCCCCTGGTCCGACTGCGTCGCGAATCGCCCTGA
- a CDS encoding DUF1559 domain-containing protein, producing MARRPAFTLIEVLVVIGIIGLLVGLLLPAVQSAREAARRLQCTNNLKQLALAAASYEASRGAYPFGVGGGAPAGPGRVPRWSCQSQLLRELDQAPLFNSLNFAGVAWASDTVFGPPNGTAITTSLSVFLCPSDSDRIADTPRLGHNSYRACAGTLPINLAEGSPDGTGRNDGIFWFQGSVRPATIADGLSVTAMFSERCLGGSWRLDAASDIYMSGPAPASCAGIVPRSGDRYGVPWEQSGGRWGDGGLFYTRYNHALTPGRPSCILGGTNDYSTPIVASASSRHPGGVNVAMADGSVHFIGNRVDPAVWKSLATVSGGEAADASRY from the coding sequence ATGGCGAGGCGTCCCGCATTCACGCTGATCGAGGTCCTGGTCGTCATCGGGATCATCGGCCTGCTCGTCGGGCTCCTGCTGCCCGCCGTGCAGTCGGCTCGCGAGGCGGCCAGGCGGCTGCAGTGCACGAACAACCTCAAGCAGCTCGCGCTCGCGGCGGCGAGCTACGAGGCGAGCCGGGGCGCCTATCCGTTCGGCGTGGGGGGCGGGGCGCCGGCGGGGCCGGGGCGGGTGCCCCGCTGGTCCTGCCAGTCGCAGCTGCTCCGCGAGCTGGACCAGGCGCCCCTGTTCAACTCGCTCAACTTCGCCGGCGTCGCCTGGGCGAGCGATACGGTCTTCGGCCCGCCCAACGGCACGGCGATCACCACGAGCCTCTCGGTCTTCCTCTGCCCGTCCGATTCCGACCGCATCGCCGATACCCCGAGGCTCGGCCACAACAGCTACCGGGCGTGCGCGGGGACGCTGCCGATCAACCTGGCCGAGGGCTCTCCCGACGGCACCGGCCGGAACGACGGGATCTTCTGGTTCCAGGGCTCCGTCCGGCCGGCGACGATCGCCGACGGCCTCAGCGTCACGGCCATGTTCAGCGAGCGTTGCCTCGGCGGATCGTGGCGGCTCGACGCCGCGTCCGACATCTACATGAGCGGCCCCGCGCCGGCCTCGTGCGCGGGGATCGTGCCCCGATCCGGCGATCGCTACGGCGTCCCCTGGGAGCAGTCCGGGGGACGTTGGGGCGACGGCGGGCTCTTCTACACGAGGTACAACCACGCCCTGACGCCGGGTCGGCCGAGCTGCATCCTGGGCGGCACGAACGACTACTCCACGCCGATCGTCGCCTCGGCGAGCAGCCGCCACCCGGGCGGCGTGAACGTCGCCATGGCCGACGGCTCGGTCCACTTCATCGGGAACCGGGTCGACCCGGCCGTCTGGAAGTCGCTCGCGACGGTGTCCGGCGGCGAGGCCGCGGACGCGTCGCGGTATTGA
- a CDS encoding DUF5060 domain-containing protein has translation MMFAEPSAASPRELTWLLVILVGMPATAARAQVAADLGPRDDLARVKMTDDRPLAIRSVRLGRNATPTFETVELIADVAATYANPFDPEQVAVDAEVEAPDGSKLVVPGFFFAPMRSETRADRERIVPDGTPGFRVRYAATMPGSHRIVLVARDRSGAARSLPLNLRAERGSSHGFIRVAKRNPHYFAFDDGTPYLAVGENVCWSWGRSPLATYAAWLKGLGGAGGNWARLWLSNNEKGLEWLPAPTPKAGSGSYAGLGRYELGNAWRLDEVARLARENGVRLMFCLGIYGEFRDGGYFNEGMWVSNPYNAKNGGPCARPEDFWTNPEAKRLYKRKLRYLIARWAAETTLFAWEFWNEIRETPEEVAWTAEMAAYLKANDPYRHLVSNTYGTSPTWELDDVDFTMTHMYGKAGDIADFTRMIERDTRAHLRFNKPYILAEFGIDWQTDDGKWDRPRSGLNMHNGAWAAVMGGGAGTSMLWYWDGYVHPANLYRVLTPVRKFVDTVNWPAANFRPIDGIRTEYTRVPPQRHEDLTIPATVEWGGASSDVYTVLRDGSVRGEPVAMTIGNPSRGNRDELPTKLTWHLDMPEPGKVLARLGDVCTKARLRVTLDGELVLDRTLQAGPEGKGPWKKSRFDGRWNIWVSDYAEDLAIDVPAGRHELTFANVEGDWLQIRSLTLPRYRTIQSPPLHALGLASDSQLLLWLHNTASTWRAEHDGKPIEPAENLRVTVPAPDGTWQLEWWDTFRGEVTRRETVRAAGGSLAIDLPRLDKDVAVKASR, from the coding sequence ATGATGTTCGCCGAGCCGTCCGCGGCATCCCCGCGAGAGTTGACGTGGTTGCTGGTCATCCTCGTCGGCATGCCTGCCACGGCAGCCCGCGCCCAGGTCGCCGCGGATCTCGGGCCCCGCGACGATCTCGCCCGGGTGAAGATGACCGACGACCGGCCCCTGGCGATCCGGTCCGTGAGGCTCGGGCGGAACGCAACACCGACCTTCGAGACGGTCGAACTGATCGCGGATGTCGCGGCGACGTATGCGAATCCGTTCGATCCGGAGCAGGTGGCCGTCGATGCCGAGGTGGAGGCGCCGGATGGCTCGAAGCTCGTCGTGCCGGGGTTCTTCTTCGCGCCGATGCGGTCGGAGACGCGGGCCGACCGGGAACGGATCGTGCCCGACGGCACGCCGGGCTTCCGCGTCCGGTACGCCGCGACGATGCCAGGGTCGCACCGGATCGTGCTCGTCGCCAGGGACAGGAGCGGGGCCGCTCGATCCTTGCCCCTGAATCTGAGGGCAGAGCGGGGGAGCTCGCACGGCTTCATCCGCGTGGCGAAGCGCAATCCGCACTACTTCGCGTTCGACGACGGCACCCCGTATCTCGCCGTCGGGGAAAACGTCTGCTGGTCATGGGGACGGTCCCCCCTGGCGACGTATGCCGCCTGGTTGAAGGGGCTCGGCGGCGCGGGGGGCAACTGGGCGAGGCTCTGGCTCTCGAACAACGAGAAGGGGCTCGAGTGGCTCCCCGCGCCGACGCCCAAGGCCGGGAGCGGCTCGTACGCGGGGCTCGGTCGCTACGAGCTGGGGAACGCCTGGAGGCTCGACGAGGTCGCTCGGCTGGCCCGCGAGAACGGCGTCCGCCTGATGTTCTGCCTCGGCATCTACGGCGAGTTCCGCGACGGCGGCTACTTCAACGAGGGGATGTGGGTCAGCAATCCCTACAACGCGAAGAACGGCGGGCCGTGCGCCCGCCCGGAGGACTTCTGGACCAACCCCGAGGCGAAGCGGCTCTACAAGAGGAAGCTCCGCTACCTGATCGCCCGCTGGGCGGCGGAGACGACGCTCTTCGCCTGGGAGTTCTGGAACGAGATCCGCGAGACGCCCGAGGAGGTCGCCTGGACCGCCGAGATGGCCGCCTACTTGAAGGCCAACGACCCCTACAGGCACCTGGTGAGCAACACCTACGGCACGTCGCCGACCTGGGAGCTCGACGACGTCGATTTCACGATGACCCATATGTACGGCAAGGCCGGCGACATCGCCGACTTCACGCGGATGATCGAGCGGGACACGCGGGCTCACCTCCGCTTCAACAAGCCGTACATCCTCGCCGAGTTCGGGATCGACTGGCAGACCGACGACGGCAAGTGGGACCGGCCCCGGTCCGGCCTGAACATGCACAACGGAGCGTGGGCGGCGGTGATGGGCGGCGGGGCCGGCACGTCCATGCTCTGGTACTGGGACGGTTACGTTCACCCGGCGAACCTGTATCGCGTGCTCACGCCGGTGAGGAAGTTCGTCGACACGGTGAACTGGCCCGCGGCGAATTTCCGGCCGATCGACGGCATCCGGACGGAATACACCCGCGTGCCGCCGCAACGCCACGAGGACCTGACGATCCCCGCCACGGTCGAATGGGGCGGGGCGTCCTCGGACGTGTACACGGTCCTCCGCGACGGCAGCGTCCGGGGCGAGCCCGTGGCGATGACGATCGGCAACCCCTCGCGGGGCAATCGCGACGAATTGCCCACGAAGCTGACGTGGCACCTGGACATGCCCGAGCCCGGCAAGGTCCTGGCTCGCCTGGGCGACGTCTGCACGAAGGCGCGGCTCCGCGTCACGCTCGACGGGGAGCTTGTGCTCGACCGCACGCTTCAGGCCGGCCCGGAGGGAAAGGGGCCATGGAAGAAGTCCCGGTTCGACGGCCGGTGGAACATCTGGGTCAGCGACTACGCCGAGGACCTGGCCATCGACGTCCCCGCCGGCCGCCACGAGCTGACCTTCGCGAACGTCGAGGGCGACTGGCTCCAGATCCGCTCCCTCACGCTGCCGCGCTACCGGACGATCCAGTCGCCGCCGCTGCATGCCCTGGGCCTGGCGAGTGATTCCCAACTCCTCCTCTGGCTCCACAACACGGCCAGCACCTGGAGGGCCGAGCACGACGGCAAGCCCATCGAGCCCGCCGAGAACCTCCGCGTGACGGTCCCCGCACCGGACGGCACCTGGCAACTCGAATGGTGGGACACCTTCCGAGGCGAGGTCACCCGCCGCGAGACGGTCCGGGCGGCCGGCGGCTCACTTGCGATCGACCTGCCCAGGCTCGATAAGGACGTGGCGGTGAAGGCGAGCCGGTGA
- the vapC gene encoding type II toxin-antitoxin system VapC family toxin, producing MILVDSSVWIDYFRGTPAPHVQKLDSLIAVAPLAMGDLVLAEVLQGCTSDKAFNEARRTLSILPLISLCGPDVAVAAARNFRTLRSLGVTVRKTIDAIIATRCIVDDLELLHNDRDFEPFQKHLGLRCVPY from the coding sequence ATGATCCTCGTCGATTCCAGCGTCTGGATCGACTACTTCCGGGGCACCCCCGCGCCGCATGTCCAGAAACTCGACTCCCTGATCGCTGTTGCCCCGCTGGCGATGGGAGACCTGGTCCTGGCTGAGGTGCTCCAGGGCTGCACATCAGACAAGGCGTTCAACGAGGCCCGCCGGACTCTGTCCATTTTGCCCCTGATCAGTCTCTGCGGTCCCGACGTCGCCGTCGCCGCGGCGAGAAACTTCCGGACACTACGCTCGCTTGGCGTCACGGTCCGCAAGACGATCGACGCGATCATCGCAACTCGTTGCATCGTGGATGACCTCGAACTTCTTCACAACGATCGGGACTTCGAACCATTTCAGAAGCACCTCGGTCTACGCTGCGTGCCTTATTGA
- a CDS encoding Uma2 family endonuclease has product MSTIAEPRLMTTEELLALPEDGVDRELIRGVLRARPMTRRNRWHSTVESRLVLFLGTWLNGRPEPRGEIVSGEAGFVLRRDPDSNVGIDVAYVSPEVAAAEPSSPYFEGPPVLAVEILSPSDTQEDIDEKIQLYLETGVAVVWIINAKFRTVTAYRPDAEPIMFSGDQELTAEPHLPGFRVRLGEVFGR; this is encoded by the coding sequence GTGAGCACGATCGCCGAACCCAGATTGATGACGACGGAGGAACTCCTCGCCCTGCCCGAGGACGGGGTCGATCGCGAGCTGATCCGCGGCGTCCTGCGGGCGAGGCCGATGACGAGGCGAAATCGCTGGCATAGCACTGTTGAGAGTCGACTGGTGCTGTTTCTGGGCACGTGGCTGAACGGCCGACCCGAGCCCCGAGGTGAGATCGTTTCGGGCGAGGCCGGGTTCGTGCTGCGCCGCGACCCGGACAGCAACGTGGGGATCGACGTGGCCTATGTCTCGCCGGAGGTCGCGGCCGCTGAGCCCAGCTCTCCGTACTTCGAGGGGCCCCCCGTGCTCGCCGTCGAGATCCTCTCGCCATCGGACACTCAGGAGGACATCGACGAGAAGATCCAGCTCTATCTGGAGACCGGCGTGGCGGTCGTCTGGATCATCAATGCGAAGTTTCGCACGGTCACGGCGTACCGCCCGGATGCGGAACCGATCATGTTCAGCGGCGATCAGGAGCTTACGGCCGAGCCCCATCTCCCGGGCTTTCGGGTGCGTTTGGGCGAAGTGTTCGGGAGATGA
- the rpsU gene encoding 30S ribosomal protein S21: MVKLRVRAGESIQEAVRRFRKLCERSGLRKEMRRKAYYEKPSERRRREELKRLRKARQHQTSRV, from the coding sequence GTGGTGAAGTTACGGGTTCGTGCCGGCGAGTCGATCCAGGAGGCGGTTCGTCGCTTCCGCAAGTTGTGCGAGCGTAGCGGTTTGCGGAAGGAAATGCGGCGCAAGGCGTACTACGAGAAGCCGAGCGAGCGGCGCCGTCGCGAGGAGCTCAAGCGGCTCCGCAAGGCACGCCAGCACCAGACGTCGCGGGTCTGA
- a CDS encoding SRPBCC family protein has translation MAESRFVYVTYIRTTPEKLWQALREPEFTREYWGGTRQESEWKPGASWRILLPDGRVADTGEILEYEENRRLVLTWRNEFIPEAHAEGHSRLTYELEAKGDRVKLTLIHEMDRPDSRLIGMVSNGWPAILSSLKSLLETGEPLEETRRWRSGD, from the coding sequence GTGGCTGAATCGCGATTCGTCTACGTCACGTACATCCGCACGACGCCGGAGAAGCTCTGGCAGGCGCTCCGGGAGCCGGAATTCACGCGCGAGTACTGGGGCGGGACCCGGCAGGAATCGGAGTGGAAGCCCGGTGCCTCGTGGCGGATCTTGCTGCCCGACGGGCGGGTCGCCGACACCGGCGAGATCCTCGAATACGAGGAGAACCGTCGCCTGGTGCTGACCTGGCGGAACGAGTTCATCCCCGAGGCCCACGCCGAGGGCCACTCCCGGCTCACCTACGAGCTCGAGGCGAAGGGGGATCGCGTGAAGCTGACGTTGATCCACGAGATGGACCGGCCCGATTCCAGGCTCATCGGCATGGTGTCGAATGGCTGGCCGGCGATCCTATCCAGCCTCAAGAGCCTGCTGGAGACTGGCGAACCGCTGGAGGAGACGCGGCGCTGGCGATCGGGGGACTGA
- a CDS encoding ArsR/SmtB family transcription factor translates to MDADEDKVFRALADAGRRELLDRLHAEDGQTLGQLCARMGITRQAVTKHLKVLEGANLVVPIRRGREKRHYLNPVPIQEVADRWIHKFERGRLLALADLKERLEGDHGG, encoded by the coding sequence ATGGACGCGGACGAGGATAAGGTCTTCCGGGCGCTCGCGGATGCGGGCCGTCGGGAGCTGCTCGACCGTCTGCACGCGGAGGACGGGCAGACGCTGGGCCAGCTCTGCGCGCGGATGGGGATCACGCGGCAGGCGGTGACGAAGCACTTGAAGGTGCTGGAGGGGGCGAACCTGGTCGTCCCGATCCGGCGGGGCCGCGAGAAGCGGCATTACCTCAATCCGGTGCCGATCCAGGAGGTCGCCGATCGCTGGATCCACAAGTTCGAGCGCGGGCGTCTCCTCGCGCTCGCGGATCTCAAGGAGAGGCTGGAGGGTGATCATGGTGGCTGA
- a CDS encoding pyridoxamine 5'-phosphate oxidase family protein — MGKVYDRIDEGVAEFIEKQRVFFVGTAPTGLDGHLNVSPKGLDSFRILGPTQVAYLDLTGSGIETVAHLRENGRITIMFCAFEGRPLIVRLYGKGRVVEPSDAGWDGLIGAFPPHPGARTIIVVDVDRVADACGYSVPRYAYEGERTQLLDWSNRKGDSGLEAYRSQKNAASIDGLPGLSTKAEAGR; from the coding sequence ATGGGCAAGGTGTACGACCGGATCGATGAGGGCGTGGCCGAATTCATCGAGAAGCAGCGCGTCTTCTTCGTGGGCACCGCGCCGACCGGCCTGGACGGGCACCTCAACGTCTCGCCCAAGGGGCTCGATTCGTTCCGGATCCTCGGGCCGACGCAGGTGGCCTACCTCGACCTCACGGGGAGCGGCATCGAGACCGTCGCGCATCTGAGGGAGAACGGCCGGATCACGATCATGTTCTGTGCCTTCGAGGGCCGCCCGCTGATCGTCCGACTCTACGGGAAGGGGCGAGTCGTGGAGCCGTCCGACGCCGGCTGGGACGGCCTGATCGGGGCCTTCCCGCCGCACCCTGGCGCCCGGACGATCATCGTCGTGGACGTCGATCGCGTCGCGGACGCCTGCGGCTACTCCGTCCCCCGTTACGCCTACGAGGGGGAGCGGACGCAGTTGCTCGACTGGTCGAATCGCAAGGGCGACTCGGGGCTGGAGGCCTATCGATCCCAGAAGAACGCCGCGAGCATCGACGGCCTGCCCGGCCTCTCGACGAAGGCGGAGGCCGGCCGATGA
- a CDS encoding DUF4262 domain-containing protein, which translates to MSFAIDPEPDPEDDVDRRTLARIRDHGWQVMAVEADDEGPGFAYSVGLVRTFGHPEILTIGLDVRVLMGMINAVSELVRAGKRFDHLDESGDVLEAYNVAFRKVEPRHFRDFVGYARWYYRADEFPLLQCVWPDARGRFPWHADFPVELASRQPVLSDDRCWPFQAGKNVAYFTTRHVLAGAAVLLVSHDEEGDWQFLCGTTNDPSDGALVCLGDMLARDSSLAEVADLPEGWMAERQAPGTDWSRSRSDRRD; encoded by the coding sequence ATGAGTTTCGCAATCGATCCGGAGCCCGACCCCGAGGATGACGTCGACCGGCGAACCCTCGCGCGGATCCGCGACCACGGCTGGCAGGTCATGGCCGTCGAGGCCGATGACGAGGGGCCGGGATTCGCCTATTCCGTCGGCCTGGTCCGCACGTTTGGCCATCCCGAAATCCTCACCATCGGGCTCGATGTCCGGGTCTTGATGGGGATGATCAACGCGGTCAGCGAGCTCGTCCGGGCCGGGAAGCGGTTCGATCATCTCGATGAGAGCGGGGACGTGCTGGAGGCCTACAACGTGGCCTTCCGGAAGGTCGAGCCCCGCCACTTCCGGGACTTCGTCGGATATGCCAGGTGGTATTACCGTGCGGACGAATTCCCGCTGCTCCAGTGCGTCTGGCCCGACGCTCGTGGTCGTTTCCCCTGGCACGCGGACTTCCCCGTGGAGCTTGCGTCGCGGCAACCGGTCCTCAGCGACGACCGCTGCTGGCCGTTCCAGGCAGGCAAGAACGTGGCCTACTTCACGACTCGCCACGTCCTCGCCGGGGCCGCCGTCCTTCTCGTGAGCCACGACGAGGAAGGTGACTGGCAATTCCTCTGCGGCACCACGAATGATCCCTCCGACGGGGCTCTCGTGTGCCTCGGGGATATGCTCGCCCGCGACAGCTCGCTCGCCGAGGTCGCTGACCTGCCCGAGGGCTGGATGGCGGAACGCCAGGCCCCGGGGACAGACTGGTCGCGGTCGAGGTCGGATCGACGTGACTGA
- a CDS encoding GNAT family N-acetyltransferase, translating to MSPGSVSIRTVGDGDEDSLRQVRELIRSFAAEYDACCGAVFAAQGLDAELAGLPGRYAGPSGCLLLASDGRLPAGCGAFRDLGDGTCEMKRLYVAPSHRGTGLGRRLALALIAAADHAGYRRMVLDSIPEMADAVSLYRRLGFRDATPYWDHPAGHAIFMAMDLGGEHESDRPGVEPAR from the coding sequence ATGAGTCCGGGCTCCGTCTCGATCCGCACGGTCGGGGACGGCGACGAGGACTCGCTCCGACAGGTTCGGGAGCTCATTCGGTCCTTCGCCGCCGAATACGACGCCTGCTGCGGGGCGGTCTTCGCCGCCCAGGGCCTGGACGCCGAGCTCGCCGGATTGCCCGGCCGCTATGCCGGCCCCTCGGGCTGCTTGCTGCTCGCCTCCGATGGGCGACTCCCCGCCGGCTGCGGGGCCTTCCGGGACCTGGGGGACGGCACCTGCGAGATGAAGCGACTCTACGTCGCCCCCTCGCACCGCGGCACCGGTCTCGGCCGCCGACTCGCCCTCGCCCTGATTGCCGCCGCCGACCACGCCGGCTACCGGAGGATGGTCCTCGACTCCATCCCCGAGATGGCCGATGCGGTCTCCCTCTACCGGAGGCTGGGCTTCCGGGACGCCACCCCCTACTGGGACCACCCCGCCGGGCACGCCATCTTCATGGCGATGGACCTGGGCGGCGAGCACGAGTCCGATCGTCCCGGGGTCGAGCCTGCTCGCTAG